From the Shewanella amazonensis SB2B genome, one window contains:
- a CDS encoding methyl-accepting chemotaxis protein has product MKISTLSLGASALLLVLASLMAATLLWTSNQRQQLEFQTSELNRLQQHFVIDVRRLLESYLTSGDASRLEDARNQLAEMSTSLAVLEPSQARLLASRLDIFGTELDGKYRAAGKLAGNPRQLLSHAETELLDFNRLLAAYAREGLETSPDKANQLLDLTAELPPLVYALSQQTHGYLIDKDTRLKGILDSSLDSLEQWRAALTKAPLLGLLETLDEDSLMPGEAPPPAQDRAEGLIAELDSLSGRYRREIDNTHKLLTDNQQTQAALRTAIADTESLLLAMVDEQDQRSQRLKQQMQLILYAMAAALAIYAFFYLVIQQKRVVKPLKRLNQAFMQLTETGQRQQLDVRSRCETGQIAGHFNRLLHRFEEEDEAQRHRISGISATLDQLRRQIADMANSAEATGEIVTQAQERTDELKMLASEVSDNSTQVASDANITVERMTQSQAGAEEMLSAIKETRGAVEDCNSSLLSLNGSVSKVAGIIDVIGNIAEQTNLLALNAAIEAARAGEQGRGFAVVADEVRSLSQRTQVSLKEIQNILGELKGASDQLALRVNGIDSATGTQQQKASQLWEAAEAVREHAGVMAGTAEEGLNNARTQMLCLEAFNDAMTALLAQSGQAVKDSQAIAAEVATQVAAIEHALSGKVQT; this is encoded by the coding sequence ATGAAAATTTCGACCCTGTCTCTGGGCGCATCTGCCTTGCTGTTGGTACTGGCAAGCCTGATGGCCGCCACCCTGTTGTGGACCAGCAATCAGCGGCAGCAACTGGAATTCCAAACCAGCGAGCTCAATCGACTGCAGCAACACTTTGTCATTGATGTCAGGCGTTTACTCGAGTCATACCTCACCAGTGGCGATGCCAGCCGCTTGGAGGACGCACGCAATCAATTAGCCGAAATGAGCACATCGCTGGCAGTATTGGAGCCCTCCCAGGCCAGGTTACTGGCAAGCAGGCTCGACATCTTTGGCACCGAACTCGATGGCAAATACCGCGCAGCCGGCAAGCTGGCCGGTAACCCACGCCAATTGTTATCCCACGCTGAGACTGAGCTGCTCGACTTTAACCGCCTGTTGGCCGCCTATGCCCGTGAAGGACTGGAAACCTCGCCCGACAAGGCAAACCAACTTCTTGACCTGACTGCCGAACTCCCTCCCCTTGTTTACGCCTTGTCCCAGCAAACCCACGGCTATCTTATTGACAAAGATACTCGTCTTAAGGGCATTCTGGATTCGAGTCTGGACAGCCTCGAGCAATGGCGCGCTGCGCTCACCAAGGCGCCTTTACTTGGGCTACTGGAAACCCTGGATGAAGATTCTCTGATGCCCGGCGAAGCCCCCCCACCGGCACAGGACAGGGCCGAAGGCCTGATAGCCGAACTCGACAGTCTCAGCGGACGCTATCGCCGTGAAATCGACAATACCCACAAGCTGCTGACCGACAACCAACAAACCCAGGCCGCGCTGCGCACAGCCATTGCCGATACCGAAAGTCTGCTACTCGCCATGGTTGACGAGCAGGATCAGCGCAGCCAACGCCTCAAGCAGCAAATGCAGCTTATTCTCTATGCCATGGCAGCTGCACTGGCTATCTATGCCTTCTTCTATCTGGTGATACAGCAAAAAAGGGTGGTGAAGCCACTCAAACGACTCAATCAGGCGTTTATGCAGCTCACAGAAACCGGGCAGCGGCAGCAATTGGATGTCCGCAGTCGTTGCGAAACCGGTCAGATAGCCGGCCACTTTAACCGTCTGCTGCACCGCTTTGAAGAAGAAGACGAAGCGCAGCGGCACAGGATCAGCGGCATTTCAGCCACCCTCGACCAACTCAGACGCCAAATCGCCGACATGGCCAACAGTGCCGAGGCCACAGGTGAGATTGTCACCCAGGCGCAGGAACGCACCGACGAGTTAAAAATGCTGGCCAGCGAGGTCAGCGACAACTCCACCCAGGTGGCCAGCGACGCCAACATCACGGTGGAGCGTATGACTCAAAGTCAGGCGGGTGCAGAAGAAATGCTGAGCGCAATCAAGGAAACCCGCGGTGCCGTTGAAGATTGCAATAGCTCACTGCTGAGCCTGAACGGTTCCGTCAGTAAGGTCGCCGGCATCATAGACGTGATTGGAAATATCGCCGAACAAACCAACCTGCTGGCCCTCAACGCCGCTATCGAAGCTGCCAGAGCCGGAGAACAGGGGCGCGGCTTTGCTGTGGTGGCCGATGAGGTACGCAGCCTGTCTCAGCGCACCCAGGTTTCGCTCAAGGAAATCCAGAATATTCTGGGTGAACTCAAAGGCGCCAGCGATCAATTGGCACTGAGAGTGAATGGCATAGATTCAGCCACGGGAACACAGCAACAAAAGGCCAGCCAGCTGTGGGAAGCGGCCGAGGCTGTCCGGGAACATGCTGGAGTGATGGCGGGCACCGCCGAAGAGGGGCTAAACAATGCCAGAACCCAAATGCTCTGCCTTGAAGCTTTTAACGACGCCATGACCGCCCTGTTGGCCCAATCAGGTCAGGCAGTCAAGGATAGCCAGGCCATTGCCGCCGAAGTTGCCACCCAGGTTGCCGCCATCGAACACGCCCTGAGTGGCAAGGTACAGACCTAA
- a CDS encoding peroxiredoxin: MITTGQSLPVGQLAELTADGMVNHDVQSLFAGKKAVVFAVPGAFTPTCSAAHLPGYVVLADEIKAKGVDFIACISVNDAFVMKAWGDAQNAAEIKMLADGDGQFTQALGLTMDTGAFGGVRSQRYAMVVDNGVVTLLNVEAPKAFEVSKAEVVLAAL, from the coding sequence ATGATCACGACAGGTCAATCTCTGCCTGTGGGCCAGCTGGCCGAACTCACCGCCGATGGCATGGTGAACCATGATGTACAAAGCCTGTTTGCCGGCAAAAAAGCCGTCGTTTTTGCCGTTCCCGGTGCTTTCACCCCTACCTGCTCGGCGGCTCACCTGCCCGGCTACGTGGTGCTGGCCGACGAGATAAAGGCCAAAGGTGTCGACTTTATCGCCTGCATTTCCGTGAACGATGCGTTTGTAATGAAGGCCTGGGGTGATGCCCAGAATGCCGCTGAGATTAAGATGCTGGCCGATGGCGATGGTCAATTTACCCAGGCTTTGGGCCTGACCATGGACACCGGGGCATTCGGCGGTGTGCGTTCGCAGCGCTATGCCATGGTGGTAGACAATGGCGTGGTCACCTTACTGAATGTTGAAGCGCCAAAAGCCTTCGAAGTCAGCAAAGCCGAAGTGGTGTTGGCCGCTCTGTAA